In the uncultured Methanobacterium sp. genome, one interval contains:
- a CDS encoding DUF6506 family protein: MSTKAAFIFVAPENDPEQHRAVIDSPVIELSVVGVKNYDEAEKVALDLVTEGITAIELCAGFGSEGTARIARAVKGKAVVGVVRFDLHPAFDHKSGDELF; encoded by the coding sequence ATGTCAACTAAAGCCGCATTCATATTCGTTGCACCAGAAAACGATCCCGAACAGCATCGCGCAGTAATTGATTCACCGGTGATTGAACTTTCAGTGGTGGGTGTGAAAAACTATGATGAAGCAGAAAAGGTTGCCCTGGACCTTGTTACAGAAGGCATAACAGCCATAGAACTGTGTGCAGGGTTTGGTAGTGAAGGAACTGCCCGAATTGCAAGAGCTGTCAAGGGAAAAGCAGTTGTAGGGGTGGTACGTTTTGATTTGCACCCTGCCTTCGACCATAAAAGTGGGGATGAACTTTTTTAA
- a CDS encoding pyruvate kinase alpha/beta domain-containing protein — MKVFKRPGPVNTDEVIEILKNASSEYETVVVASVTGISAVKIAKTLKDKKIVCVTCPQGMYWEVEEMNKDLFAEIPELRKARDEWVKKGLKKVPMNITSENRVQLDRLNVEIVRGTIPLFGPTFSMRLHLQRPSSLDVMAKTLELVSPGTLVSMEAVLMATDAGMIREDELVMACAGTEMGLDTLWVLKSCASANLFHPSKGFRFVELLAKPGIASNPDINIEYLR, encoded by the coding sequence ATGAAAGTTTTCAAACGACCGGGTCCGGTGAACACTGATGAAGTGATAGAAATCCTTAAAAATGCATCATCAGAATATGAAACAGTGGTGGTTGCATCGGTCACTGGTATTAGTGCAGTTAAGATTGCAAAAACCCTGAAAGATAAGAAGATAGTCTGTGTTACCTGTCCTCAGGGCATGTACTGGGAAGTGGAGGAGATGAATAAGGATCTCTTCGCTGAAATACCCGAACTCAGAAAAGCACGTGATGAATGGGTTAAGAAAGGTTTAAAAAAGGTGCCTATGAACATAACATCCGAAAACAGGGTTCAACTGGATCGATTGAATGTTGAAATTGTTCGTGGGACTATACCCCTTTTTGGACCAACTTTTTCCATGCGCCTGCATTTGCAAAGACCCAGTTCCCTGGATGTAATGGCCAAAACACTGGAACTAGTATCTCCCGGTACACTGGTATCAATGGAGGCTGTTTTGATGGCAACTGATGCAGGGATGATTAGGGAAGATGAACTGGTAATGGCCTGTGCTGGGACAGAAATGGGTTTGGATACTTTATGGGTTCTTAAAAGCTGCGCATCAGCCAATCTATTCCACCCTTCAAAAGGTTTCAGATTTGTGGAGCTATTGGCAAAACCGGGTATTGCCTCAAATCCAGATATAAACATAGAATATCTGAGATAA
- a CDS encoding aldo/keto reductase — MLYRNFGKTGLDVSILGFGCMRLPILEGNPEKINEPLATQMLHYAIDSGVNYVDTAYPYHGATATQGGMSEILVGNTLKDGYRDQVYLSTKLPSWLIQKKEDMDYYLNEQLRRLQTDRIDFYLLHGLGHSTWENFKELEVFQFLDSAIDDGRIGYAGFSFHDELKLYKEIVDAYPWSFSQIQYNYMDQNFQAGRPGLEYAASRGLGTVIMEPLRGGCLAKNIPPPDIQAIWNRAPVKRTPAEWALRFLWDQSEVDVVLSGMSTMEQVKENLIIAEDGHAHSLTDAERDLIHEVREAYQARIHVGCTACNYCIPCPEGVDIPLNLNLLNDVYLYQNMEKPSGNYSFLKAKRSSASFCTECGECEEKCTQNIDIRRYLQETVETFEK; from the coding sequence ATGTTATACCGAAACTTTGGAAAAACTGGTCTGGACGTTTCAATACTTGGCTTTGGATGTATGCGCCTTCCCATACTGGAGGGCAACCCTGAAAAAATAAACGAACCACTGGCAACCCAGATGCTTCATTACGCCATAGACTCTGGTGTGAACTACGTGGACACGGCCTATCCCTACCACGGGGCCACTGCCACCCAGGGAGGTATGAGTGAAATCCTGGTTGGAAATACCCTGAAAGATGGTTACCGGGATCAGGTTTACTTATCCACCAAATTACCAAGCTGGCTCATCCAGAAAAAGGAAGATATGGATTATTATTTAAATGAACAGCTCCGGAGACTTCAAACTGACAGGATTGATTTTTATCTCCTGCACGGTCTCGGCCACAGTACCTGGGAAAACTTTAAAGAACTGGAGGTTTTCCAGTTCCTGGACTCTGCCATAGATGATGGTAGGATCGGATACGCTGGTTTTTCATTCCACGATGAACTTAAACTGTACAAAGAAATTGTGGACGCCTACCCCTGGAGTTTTTCCCAGATTCAGTACAACTACATGGATCAGAACTTCCAGGCCGGAAGACCCGGACTGGAATACGCAGCATCCAGGGGCCTGGGAACAGTGATCATGGAACCACTAAGGGGTGGTTGTCTGGCAAAAAACATCCCCCCCCCCGATATTCAGGCGATATGGAACAGGGCCCCTGTTAAAAGAACACCAGCAGAATGGGCGTTACGGTTCCTCTGGGACCAGAGTGAAGTGGATGTTGTTTTAAGTGGTATGAGTACCATGGAGCAGGTTAAGGAGAATCTCATAATTGCAGAGGATGGCCATGCCCATAGTTTAACTGATGCTGAGAGGGATCTGATCCATGAAGTTCGAGAAGCATATCAGGCAAGGATCCACGTTGGTTGCACTGCCTGTAATTACTGCATTCCCTGCCCTGAGGGTGTGGACATTCCCCTGAATCTGAACCTGTTGAATGATGTTTATCTATACCAGAACATGGAAAAACCCTCTGGAAATTACTCCTTTCTAAAAGCTAAAAGGAGCAGTGCATCATTCTGCACAGAATGTGGTGAATGTGAAGAAAAATGCACCCAGAACATAGATATACGCAGGTATCTCCAGGAGACTGTGGAAACATTTGAAAAATAG
- a CDS encoding GNAT family N-acetyltransferase, whose amino-acid sequence MIKTKRLLIRPLTGDELKKHINSPQEFAECMGLAPSQTLMDKNTQEAILNDLLPNIEDSNKDPLFYTMWIIVEKSEGAIVGGICFHGEPDVKGEVEIGYGTDYGYRNKGIMTETIVGLIYWLKKDDKVKVIRAETEADNSSSIRVLEKNGFKMFQRNEDSVILKLKLQ is encoded by the coding sequence ATGATTAAAACTAAACGATTATTAATAAGGCCATTAACTGGTGATGAATTAAAAAAACACATTAATTCGCCCCAGGAATTCGCTGAATGCATGGGTTTGGCACCTTCACAAACATTGATGGATAAAAATACCCAAGAAGCAATATTAAATGATCTGCTGCCTAACATAGAAGATTCAAATAAAGATCCTTTGTTCTATACCATGTGGATAATTGTAGAGAAAAGTGAAGGGGCAATTGTTGGGGGGATATGTTTTCATGGTGAACCCGATGTAAAGGGGGAAGTTGAAATTGGATATGGAACAGACTACGGGTATAGAAACAAAGGTATAATGACGGAAACCATAGTTGGATTGATTTATTGGCTTAAAAAAGATGATAAAGTTAAAGTAATCCGGGCCGAAACTGAAGCGGATAATAGTTCATCAATTAGAGTATTAGAGAAGAATGGTTTCAAAATGTTTCAACGTAATGAAGACTCGGTAATCCTGAAATTAAAATTACAATAG
- a CDS encoding ABC transporter substrate-binding protein — translation MKKTKLAVYTVAVLLVCLIVYESSAYYLMSQDTIVVGYLPSDHDSALFVADEKGMFENEGLNVVMVPFRSGTEMVQAADRGLIDIGYCGIAPALTGIDNGFNVKVLSPVNLEGSGIVVKNGSINSVAGLKGKKVATPPGISIQDILLMYLFYENNYSANSFCNTDVEVPLMDESLESDSVDAFIAWEPYVSQSYLEGSGSLLMHSSDIWPNHPCCVVIANHGFIDNNPQKVRKFLKVHTQATSYVQSNKNETAIVLSQKLGVNKSIESSSLTYVNFTSTPNAEFRTNVHKFSEFMYSLGYLKNNLTDDEIFDFSYL, via the coding sequence ATGAAAAAAACCAAGCTTGCAGTGTACACAGTAGCTGTTCTATTAGTGTGTTTAATAGTTTATGAAAGCTCTGCTTATTATTTAATGTCTCAAGATACTATTGTAGTGGGTTACCTCCCTAGTGACCATGATTCTGCTCTTTTTGTGGCAGATGAAAAGGGAATGTTCGAAAATGAGGGATTGAATGTGGTAATGGTTCCTTTTCGTTCTGGAACCGAAATGGTCCAAGCCGCTGATCGCGGCCTTATTGATATTGGTTACTGTGGAATAGCCCCTGCTTTGACTGGGATTGACAATGGTTTTAATGTGAAAGTGTTATCGCCGGTTAACCTGGAAGGTAGCGGTATTGTAGTTAAAAATGGAAGCATAAACAGTGTTGCAGGTTTGAAGGGTAAAAAGGTGGCTACTCCTCCAGGTATTTCTATCCAGGATATTCTCTTAATGTATCTATTTTATGAAAACAATTATTCAGCTAATTCATTCTGTAATACCGATGTGGAAGTACCGTTAATGGATGAGAGTTTGGAATCAGATTCCGTTGATGCTTTTATTGCATGGGAACCTTATGTTTCACAATCTTATTTGGAGGGTTCAGGTAGTCTATTAATGCACTCTAGTGATATATGGCCCAATCATCCGTGCTGTGTGGTCATTGCCAACCATGGATTCATTGATAACAACCCTCAAAAGGTCAGAAAATTTTTGAAAGTTCACACACAAGCTACTAGCTATGTTCAGTCCAATAAAAATGAAACTGCCATTGTATTGTCCCAGAAACTTGGTGTTAATAAATCCATAGAATCATCATCCCTGACCTATGTTAACTTTACAAGTACACCTAATGCTGAATTTAGGACAAATGTTCACAAATTCTCGGAATTCATGTATTCTTTAGGATATTTGAAAAATAATCTAACTGATGATGAAATATTTGATTTCAGTTATCTTTAA